From Parasphaerochaeta coccoides DSM 17374, a single genomic window includes:
- a CDS encoding DUF188 domain-containing protein: MVPSVSLDVPVALWVDADSCPRQLRVILLRAAMRAGVRAVFVADRKLPDVMEAIASHTHVLRELIMEDKPGIDKSDLRQIKSPVMMIVVTSGTDSADEYIVSHAEVGMIAVTRDVPLAARLARRGVTVLDDRGGVYDASTVGERLSSRNMMTDLREAGIFAERTRRMTTADIQSFAAALDTRLSALLREHPSLCLVPPVRLN, encoded by the coding sequence ATGGTTCCTTCCGTATCCCTTGATGTCCCGGTCGCCCTTTGGGTCGATGCCGATTCCTGTCCTCGCCAGCTTCGTGTCATCCTGCTCCGTGCCGCGATGCGTGCCGGTGTTCGGGCAGTATTTGTCGCTGACAGGAAATTACCTGATGTCATGGAGGCAATCGCATCCCATACGCATGTACTTCGTGAGTTGATCATGGAGGATAAACCGGGAATCGACAAGTCTGATTTGAGACAGATTAAAAGTCCTGTAATGATGATTGTTGTCACCTCTGGAACCGATAGCGCTGACGAATATATTGTGTCTCATGCCGAAGTCGGTATGATAGCAGTGACGAGGGATGTTCCATTGGCTGCCCGCCTTGCTCGACGCGGGGTTACCGTCCTTGATGACCGTGGGGGTGTCTATGACGCATCGACAGTAGGCGAAAGACTATCTTCCCGTAATATGATGACTGACCTGCGGGAAGCGGGGATATTCGCTGAACGCACTCGCCGGATGACAACGGCGGACATACAATCTTTTGCAGCCGCTCTGGACACACGCCTGAGCGCATTGCTCCGGGAGCATCCTTCTTTGTG